The genomic stretch GGCACCACGGCCAGGTCATCCTGGGTGCCATCACACGGCACGTGTGGGACAAGGGGGGCATCAGGGCTGGCCAGCGTGGGTTCATGAAGGCAGGGCCTGCTTGGCCAACCTCATCTTCTAGGACCAAGGACCCGCtcaggggatgaggatgggTCTGTCTAGGCTTGAGTCTGGatggtggtggggtcaccatcgctggaggggtttaaggaaagcctggacgtggcacttagtgccctggtctagttgccatggtggtgtgagggcaatggttggactcgatgagcccagagggctcttccaacctcagtgattctgggatgaTTCTGGTTTGGATCCCAGAGGTGGAGGTTTTGGATCCTTGGTGGAGGTTTAATCCCAAGGGTGGATGTCTTAGATGCCAGGGAGGGAGGATTTGGATCCTTGGTGGAGGTTTAACCCTGGGGATGGAGATTTAACCCCGGGGATGGAGATTTAACCCCAAAGGTGGAGGTTTTGGATCCCAGAGATGGAGAGTTTGGGTCCTTGGTGGAGGGTTTGGATCCTTGGTGGAGGTTTTGGATTCTCAGTGGAGGTTTAACCCTGGGAATGGAGGTTTAATCCCAGAGTTGGAAGTTTTGGATCCCAGAGATGGAGCGTTTGGATCCTTGGTGGAGGTTTAATCCCAAGGGTGGATGTCCTAGATGCCAGGGAGGGAGGATTTGGATCCTTGGTGGAGGTTTGACCCTGGGAATGGAGGTTTAaccccagggatggaggttCTGGATTCTTGGTGGAGGTTTAaccctggggatggaggtttTGGATCCTTGGTGGAGGTTTTGGATCCCATGGATGGAGGTTTTGGATCTTGGTGGAGGTTTTGGATCCTTGGTGGAGGTTTAACCTTGGGGATGGAGGTTTTGGAtcccagggatggaggtttTGGATCCTTGGTGGAGGTTTAaccctggggatggaggtttTGGATCCCAGAGATGGAGGTTTTGGATTCTCAGTGGAGGTTTAAATCCTGGGGATGGAGGTTTTGGATCCCAGAGATGGAGGTTTTGGATTCTCAGTGGAGGTTTAAATCCTGGGGATGGAGGTTTTGGATCCTTGGTGGAGGTTTGAATCCTGGGAATGGAGGTTTAATCCCAAGGGTGGAGATTTTGGATCCCAGAGATGGAGCATTTGGATCCATGGTGGAGGTTTGAGtcccagggatggaggtttTGGATCCTTGGTGGAGGTTTGAATCCTGGGAATGGAGGTTTAATCCCAAAGGTGGAGATTTTGGATCCCAGAGATGGAGCATTTGGATCCTTGGTGGAGATTTGAATGCCAGAGGTGGAGGGTTTGGATCGTTGGTGGAGGTTTAaccctggggatggaggtttTGGATCCTTGGTGGAGGTTTTGGATCCTTGGTGGAGGTTTAATCCCAAGGGTGGGTGTCTCAGATGCCAGGGAGGGAGGATTTGGATCCATGGTGGAGGTTTGAATCCTGGGAATGGAGGTTTAATCCCAAAGGTGGAGATTTTGGATCCCAGAGATGGAGCATTTTGATCCTTGGTGGAGGTTTGAGTCCCAGAGATGGAGGTTTTGGATCCTTGGTGGAGGTTTAATCCCAAGGGTGGATGTCCTAGATGCCAGGGAGGGAGGATTTGGATCCTTGGTGGAGGTTTGaccctggggatggaggtttaaccccagggatggaggttCTGGATCCTTGGTGGAGGTTTAACCCTCGGGATGGAGGTTTTGGATCCCATGGATGGAGGTTTTGGATCTTGGTGGAGGTTTTGGATCCTTGGTGGAGGTTTAACCTTGGGGATGGAGGTTTTGGAtcccagggatggaggtttTGGATCCTTGGTGGAGGTTTAaccctggggatggaggtttTGGATCCCAGAGATGGAGGTTTTGGATTCTCAGTGGAGGTTTAAATCCTGGGAATGGATGTTTTGGAtcccagggatggaggtttTGGATCCTTGGTGGAGGTTTTGGATCCTTGGTGGAGGTTTAATCCCAAGGGTGGATGTCTTAGATGCCAGGGAGGGAGGATTTGGATCCTTGGTGGAGGTTTAATCCTGGGGATGGAGGTTTTGGaccccagggatggaggttCTGGATCCTTGGTGGAAGTTTTGGGTCCTGGGGGTGGAGGTTTTGGATCCTTGGTGGAGGTTTAaccccagggatggaggtttTGGATCCCAGGGATGAAGGTTCTGGATCCTTGGTGGAGGTTCTGGATCCTTGGTGGAGGTTTGaccctggggatggaggttttggaccccagggatggaggttCTGGATCCTTGGTGGAGGTTTCAGACCCTTGGTGGTCGCagcccacccccccagccctgccccccccgtcccccccagGTGTTCCTGGTGCTCACCCTCCAGCTGAGCGTCACCTTCGCCTTCGTGGCCGTCTTCACCTTCGTGGGAGGCGCCAAGGGCTTCGTGCGGCGCAACGTCTGGACCTACTACGTGTCCTACGCCATCTTCTTCATCTCCCTCATCGTCCTCAGCTGCTGCGGGGACTTCCGCCGCAAGCACCCCTGGAACCTGGTGGCCCTGGTGAGCGCCGGCGACCGGCTCGGCAGGGGGGGGCTCGGGCAACCCCGGCACCGCGGCCCCGAGGTCTGGGGGGGTGtctgggggggggctgtggggacgggggggcacggctgtgggtgcagggggcatggctgtggggatggggggggatggggggcatGGATGTGGGGACGGGGGGCAtggctgtggggtgcaggggggtggctgtggggatggggagggatgcGGGGCACAgtgtggggatgggggacacggctgtggggatggggggcacaGATGTGGGGACGGGGGGGCACGGCTGTAGGGTGCAGGGGGGcggctgtggggacaggggggcacggctgtggggatggggagggacaGGGGTCATGGCTGTGGGGACGGGGGGCACGGCTGTGGGTGCAGAGGGGTGGCTGTGGGGacggggagggatggggggcacagtgtggggatggggggcacggttgtggggatggggggtggctgtggggatggggggcacggctgtgggtgcaggggggtggctgtggggatggggggcacggctgtggggatggggggcacggttgtggggatggggggcacggctgtgggtgcaggggggtggctgtggggatggggggcacggctgtggggatggggggcacggctgtgggtgcaggggggtggctgtggggacaggggggcgGCTGTTGGGAAGGGGAGGGACAGGGGGGTCACAGCCGTGGGGACGGGGAGGGACGGGGGGCAtggctgtggggtgcaggggggcggctgtggggatggggagggacaGGGGGCACAGTTGTGGGGACGGGGGGCATGGttgtggggatgggggctggCTTTGGGGACGGGGGACAcggctgtggggtgcaggggggcagctgtggggatggggagggacgGGGGGGTCACGGCCATGGGGacggggagggatgggggacacggctctggggatgggggacatggatgtgggtgcaggggggcaGCTGTGAGGAcggggggtggctgtggggtcGGGGGGGCACGtctgtgggtgcaggggggcGGCTGTGGGcatggggagggatgggggggggcaCGGCTGTGGGGACGGGGGCACggctgtgggtgcaggggggtggctgtggggacagggggtggctgtggggatgggggggacagggggcacagtgtggggatggggggcacggctgtgggtgcagggggtggctgtggggacGGGGGGCATGgttgtggggatggggggcacgGCTGTGGAGTTCAGGGGGGCAGCTGTGAGGAcggggggtggctgtggggacagggggcaCGGCTGTGGGGACGGGGAGGGACGGGGGCACAGTGTGGGGACGGGGGGCCcagtgtggggagggggggcacgGCTGTGGGGACGGGGAGGGACGGGGGCACAGTGTGGGGACGGGGGGCACagtgtggggatggggggcacgGCTGTGGGGACGGGGAGGGACGGGGGCACAGTGTGGGGACGGGGGGCACagtgtggggatggggggcacgGCTGTGGGGACGGGGAGGGACGGGGGACACggctgtggggatgggggacatggatgtgggtgcaggggggcaGCTGTGGGGACGGGGGGCATGGCTGTGGGGACGGGGAGGGACGGGGGCACagtgtggggatggggggcacaGTGTGGGTGaagggggtggctgtggggtcGGGGGGGCACggctgtgggtgcaggggggtggctgtggggatggggagggacgGGGGGCACAGTTGTGGGTACGAGGGGTCATGGCTGTGGGGACGGGGGCCACCGAGCCCCCCTCCGGCCCCCCAGCGGTGCCACCGGTGTCACCGTGCCCCCGTGTGCCCCCCCCAGTCCATCCTGACCGTCAGCCTGTCCTACATGGTGGGCATGATCGCCAGCTTCTACGACACGGACGCCGTCATCATGGCCGTGGGCATCACCGTCGCCGTCTGCTTCTCGGTCGTCATCTTCTCGCTCCAGGTGGGCgccgggggggggtgggggggcagctgggggacccccctggggtggggggctctgAACTGGGTGTATGACCCCCCCCcaactggggtggggggctctgAACTGGGCACACCCCCCCCTGACTCCCAACTGGGGTGGGGGCTCCAAACTGGGTGTATGACCCCCCCtagctggggtggggggctccAAACTGGGCACATCCCCCCCCTGACTCCCAGTTGGGGTGGGGGTCTCTGAACTGGGTGCATGACCcctcctggctggggtggggggctctgAACTGGGCACACCCCCCCCTGACTCCCAGTTGGGGTGGGGGCTCCAAACTGGGTGCATAACCCCCCCCAGCTGGGTTGAGGGGCTCTGAACTGGGTCTATGACCCCCCCCAACTGGGGTGGGGGTCTCTGAACCGGGTCTATGACCCCCCCCAactggggtgggggtccctgaACTAGGTGTATGACCCCCCTGACTCCCAGttggggtgggggtccctgaACTGGGTGCATAACCCCccccagctggggtgggggtctCTGAACTGGGTGTATGACCCCCCcaactggggtgggggggctccAAACTGGGCACACCCCCCCCTGACTcccagctggggtgggggtctCCAAACCAGGTGTATGACCCCCCCAactggggcggggggctccAAACTGGGCACACGACCCCCCTGACTCCCAACTGGGGTGGGGGTCTCTGAACTGGGTGCATAACCCCCCCCAGCTGGGTTGAGGGGCTCTGAACTGGGTCTATGACCCCCCCcaactggggtgggggggctccAAACTGGGTGCATGACCCCCCTGGGCTccctgctggggtggggggctccAAACCCCCTTggttggggtgggggtccctgaACTGGGTGTATGACCCCCCCCAactggggtgggggtccctgaACTAGGTGTATGACCCCCCTGACTCCCAGttggggtgggggtccctgaACTGGGTGCATAACCCCCCCCAGCTGGGGTGAGGGGCTCTGAACTGGGTGTATGACCCCCCCCAACTGGGGTGGGGGTCTCCAAACTGGGCATACCCGCCCCCTGACTCCCAGTTGGGGTGGGGGCTCCAAACTGGGTGTATGACCCCCCcaactggggtggggggctctgAACTGGGTGTATGACCCCCCcaactggggtggggggctccAAACTGGGCACACCCCCCCCCCGACTcccagctggggtgggggtctCCAAACCAGGTGTATGACCCCCCCCAactggggtgggggtccctgaACTGGGTGTATGACCCccccagctggggtgggggtccctgaACTGGGTGTATGGCTCCCCCTGGCTCCCagttggggtggggggctcgGAACTGGGTGTATGACCCccctggctggggtgggggtctCCGAACCCCCCCTGTCCGGGGCAGGGGTCTCACCCCCCCCCCatctgacccccccccccccagaccaaGTACGACTTCACCTCGTGCCGCGGCGTCCTCGTCATCTGCCTCGTCGTCCTcgtcctcttctccctcctctgcatCTTCATCCGGAGCCGCATCCTCGACATCGTCTACGCGTCCCTGGGGGCGCTGCTCTTCACCTGCGtgagtggggggggggctgcagaggggacccccccccgtgggacccccccccccgacaccccctccccacccgcCGCACCCCCAGGGCTCGGCCTGTGGGACCCCGGGCTGTGGGTGGGGGGTGCAGAACCCCAGACCCAGCTGCGGgcatggtgggggggggggctgtgggggtcctgccccccccgtgcccccccccgcgccccccccccaccccctgtgccccccccacaccccctccccatgtACCAGACCCCCAGGGCTCAGgctgtgggtgggggggggttgCAGGACCCCAGACCCAGCTGGGGGCATtgtgggggggtggtggtgggtgggggggggctgtgggggtcctgccccccccgtgccccccctgATGCCCCCTCCCCATGTACTGGACCCCCAGGGCTCAGGCTGTGGGACCCCAGgctgtgggtgggtgggggggtggttCAGGACCCCAGACCCAGCCGGGTGCATTGGGGGGTGATGGCCCCACtggtggggggctgtgggggtcctacccccccccgtgcccccccccacaccccccgtgacccccccccccaccccctgtgcccccccacacaccccctccccatgtACCAGACCCCCAGGGCTCAggctgtggggggggggggggctgcaggaccccAGACCCAGCCGGGGGCATTGGGGGGTGAtgatggtggtggggggggctgtgggggtcctgcccccccccgtgccccccctgacaccccctccccatgtACCAGACCCCCAGGGCTCAGgctgtgggtggggggggggttcAGGACCCCAGACCCAGCTGGGGGCatggtggggtggtggtggtggtggggggggggctgtgggggtcctgccccccccgtgccccccctgATGCCCCCTCCCCATGTACCAGACCCCCAGGGCTCAGgctgtgggtgggggggggttcAGGACCCCAGACCCAGCTGGGGGCATTGGGGGGTGAtgatggtggtggggggggctgtgggggtcctgccccccccgtgtccccccctctgcccccccacaccccctatGCCCCCCTgacaccccctccccatgtACCAGACCCCCAGGGCTCAGGCTGTGGGtagggggggtgggggggggttcAGGACCCCAGACCCAGCCGGGGGCATTGGGGGGTGAtgatggtggtgggggggggctgtgggggtcctgccccccccgtgcccccccccacacccctcccacaccccctccccacctttCAGACCCCCAGGGCTCAGGCTGTGGGTCCCCAGGCTGTGGGTGGGAGGGGTTCAGGGGTGATGGGGGGTGATGGCcttgctggggggggggctgtgggggtccTGCCCCCCCCGGTACccccccccacgcccccccctcgcccccccccccgcagttCCTGGCCGTGGACACGCAGCTCATCCTGGGCAACAAGCAGCTGGCGCTCAGCCCCGAGGAGTACATCTTCGCCGCCCTCAACCTCTACACCGACATCATCAACATCTTCCTCTACATCCTCGCCATCATCGGCCGGGCCAAGGAgtagcccccccccccccaaatccacccccgccccccccctttgtgccccccaccccccactttgtgcccaccccccccccccatccccggcGCCGTTTGATGTTCTGTCGCCCCCCCTCGTCGCTTCTGCCCCCCCCTGAcccgggggggggctgggggggggcacgaGGGTCCCGAGGGAGGAGAGTGTGgcctctgcccccccccgcagccccccgcagccccctgcccaccccccgCTGTGAATACGGCctggccccccccccccacgctCAACGAGGACTGGAAGCACTTTGCCCCCCCACACTGGAGCCCaccccccatccctgcccacccctgcccaggctgggggtcccagccccatgCCACCACCCCTGTCCAGGCTGGGGGtcccggccccctccccagccccatgccaccacccctgcccaggctgggggtcccagccccctccccagccccatgccACCACCCCTGTCCAGGCTGGGGGTCCCAgcctcctcccctgcccacccctgcccaggctgggggtCCCGGCCCCCTCCCatgcccacccctgcccaggctgggggtcccggccccctccccagccccctgcccacccctgcccaggctgggggtcccagccccctccccagccccctgcccacccctgcccaggctgggggtcccggcctcctcccctgcccaccccggCCCCCCCCTGTCCAGGCTGGGGGTcccggccccctccccccccccatgccaccacccctgcccaggctgggggtcccggcctcctcccctgcccacccctgcccacccctgtCCAGGCTGGGGGtcccggccccctccccagccccatgccaccacccctgcccaggctgggggtcccggcctcctcccctgcccacccctgcccacccctgtCCAGGCTGGGGGtcccggccccctccccagccccatgccaccacccctgcccaggctgggggtcccggcctcctcccctgcccacccctgcccaagcTGGGGGTCCCGGCCCCCTGCCCACTCCTGGCTCCAGCCTCTGCGGTCAATA from Nyctibius grandis isolate bNycGra1 unplaced genomic scaffold, bNycGra1.pri scaffold_201_arrow_ctg1, whole genome shotgun sequence encodes the following:
- the GRINA gene encoding protein lifeguard 1 — protein: MEVLDPWWRFQTLGGRSPPPQPCPPRPPQVFLVLTLQLSVTFAFVAVFTFVGGAKGFVRRNVWTYYVSYAIFFISLIVLSCCGDFRRKHPWNLVALSILTVSLSYMVGMIASFYDTDAVIMAVGITVAVCFSVVIFSLQTKYDFTSCRGVLVICLVVLVLFSLLCIFIRSRILDIVYASLGALLFTCFLAVDTQLILGNKQLALSPEEYIFAALNLYTDIINIFLYILAIIGRAKE